Proteins found in one Aneurinibacillus uraniidurans genomic segment:
- the pheA gene encoding prephenate dehydratase: MQRKFSFLGPSGTNTEEAARYLFQEESDGFLPYRTIPDCLEAAVAGKVTHAVVPWENSLEGSVNLTLDWMIHKVNLPILAEVILPISHQLVSAKRPERIDYKDVTKVMSHPQGIAQCHNFLRDYLPHAEIEYTSSTAESARIVSEHPNEPWLGICPMQAVYSYPVDLMEANIEDSSEHNFTCFVVVSNSPLELPESDMHKTTILVTLPSDFPGALHQVLAAFSWRRLNLSRIESRPTKTGLGNYHFVIDIDHKMDDILMPGAFAEMEALGCQIRVLGTYPVYLKAETSK; encoded by the coding sequence ATGCAGAGGAAATTTTCATTTCTTGGTCCGAGCGGCACGAACACAGAGGAAGCAGCCCGGTATTTGTTCCAGGAGGAAAGTGATGGGTTTCTGCCGTATCGTACGATTCCAGATTGTTTGGAAGCCGCTGTGGCCGGAAAGGTTACGCACGCGGTTGTACCGTGGGAAAATTCGCTGGAAGGCTCGGTTAATTTGACGCTTGATTGGATGATTCATAAGGTGAATCTGCCTATTCTCGCTGAAGTGATTTTGCCGATCTCTCATCAGCTTGTGAGTGCCAAGCGCCCGGAGCGTATCGACTATAAGGATGTAACCAAAGTCATGTCGCATCCGCAGGGAATTGCGCAGTGCCACAATTTTCTGCGTGATTACTTGCCGCATGCAGAGATTGAATATACGAGCAGCACAGCGGAATCGGCCCGCATCGTAAGTGAGCATCCGAATGAGCCGTGGCTGGGAATTTGTCCGATGCAGGCGGTGTACTCATATCCGGTAGATCTGATGGAGGCAAATATTGAAGATTCGTCTGAGCATAATTTTACGTGCTTCGTCGTGGTGAGTAACAGTCCACTTGAACTGCCCGAATCAGACATGCATAAGACGACGATTCTTGTTACGCTGCCATCTGATTTTCCAGGAGCACTTCATCAGGTGCTAGCCGCATTCTCATGGCGTCGCCTCAACTTGTCGCGCATCGAGTCGCGCCCGACGAAAACGGGGCTTGGCAATTATCATTTCGTGATTGATATTGATCATAAAATGGATGATATTCTCATGCCAGGTGCATTTGCGGAGATGGAGGCGCTAGGGTGCCAGATTCGTGTTCTTGGGACGTACCCGGTTTATTTGAAAGCAGAAACCAGCAAATAG
- the ruvB gene encoding Holliday junction branch migration DNA helicase RuvB encodes MDERMVSANSFDAGEHTMEFSLRPRYLAEYIGQKQIKDNLKIFIEAAKMRSEALDHVLLYGPPGLGKTTLSMIIANELGVNLRTTSGPAIERPGDLAAILTGLGEGDVLFIDEIHRLPRSVEEVLYPAMEDYALDIVIGKGPGAKSVRLDLPPFTLVGATTRAGMLSAPLRDRFGVVSRLEYYTVQELAYIILRAAELFDVEIRGEGAEEIARRSRGTPRIANRLLKRVRDFAQVQGDGIITDAVAQEALERIQVDRLGLDDIDHKLLFAIMDLFRGGPVGLDTLSATISEEATTIEDVCEPYLMQIGFLQRTPRGRIVTPHAYQYFGREVPGT; translated from the coding sequence ATGGATGAACGAATGGTTTCGGCGAATTCTTTTGATGCCGGAGAACATACGATGGAATTCAGCCTTCGTCCCCGCTATCTGGCGGAATACATCGGCCAGAAGCAGATTAAAGACAATTTGAAGATCTTTATCGAAGCCGCTAAAATGCGCAGTGAAGCATTGGACCATGTGCTTTTATATGGGCCGCCGGGACTTGGCAAGACTACATTATCGATGATTATCGCCAATGAACTCGGTGTGAACTTGCGTACGACATCGGGACCGGCGATTGAGCGTCCGGGTGATCTGGCAGCCATTCTTACCGGGCTTGGTGAGGGGGACGTATTGTTCATCGATGAGATTCATCGCCTGCCGCGCAGTGTAGAAGAAGTGCTGTATCCGGCGATGGAAGATTATGCGCTTGATATTGTCATCGGCAAGGGACCGGGGGCAAAATCAGTGCGCCTGGACCTGCCGCCGTTCACGCTGGTTGGGGCGACGACAAGGGCGGGGATGCTGTCAGCTCCGCTTCGTGACCGATTCGGCGTGGTGAGTCGGCTTGAATATTATACGGTACAGGAATTAGCATACATTATCTTGCGTGCGGCGGAATTGTTTGACGTAGAGATTCGCGGTGAGGGAGCGGAGGAGATTGCGCGTCGTTCCCGTGGTACGCCGCGTATTGCGAACCGACTATTGAAGCGGGTGCGTGATTTTGCTCAGGTGCAAGGAGATGGCATTATTACTGATGCGGTGGCACAAGAAGCATTAGAACGTATTCAGGTGGATCGACTTGGGCTTGATGACATTGATCATAAGCTGTTGTTTGCGATCATGGACTTGTTCCGGGGCGGTCCAGTCGGACTTGATACGCTATCGGCGACGATCAGTGAGGAAGCGACGACGATTGAGGATGTGTGTGAGCCGTATCTGATGCAGATTGGCTTTTTGCAGCGGACGCCGCGCGGGCGCATCGTCACACCGCACGCCTATCAATATTTTGGTCGGGAGGTGCCAGGGACGTGA
- the queA gene encoding tRNA preQ1(34) S-adenosylmethionine ribosyltransferase-isomerase QueA — MNVQDFDFYLPEELIAQNPLTDRTGSRLLVLDKESGAVVHRQFTDLKEYVKAGDTLVLNDTRVIPARLFGVKEGTGAHIEVLLLKPLGDDKWETLVRPGKRVREGARIQFGDGLLVAECLGSTEIGGRIMKFEYEGIFNELLDQLGEMPLPPYIKAQLSDRERYQTVYAKHSGSAAAPTAGLHFTEEYLEELKALGVNLAFVTLHVGLGTFRPVSADTIEEHEMHSEFYSLNEENARIINETKARGNRIIAVGTTSCRTLETIGKKYNGELRAEEGWTEIFIYPGYEFSVIDGMVTNFHLPKSTLVMLISALAGREHVLHAYKEAVEEKYRFFSFGDAMLIL, encoded by the coding sequence GTGAACGTTCAAGATTTTGACTTTTATCTGCCGGAAGAACTGATTGCCCAGAATCCGCTTACAGATCGGACAGGCTCACGCCTGCTTGTGCTCGATAAGGAAAGCGGTGCGGTAGTACATCGGCAGTTTACCGACCTAAAGGAATATGTGAAAGCCGGCGATACACTTGTATTGAATGATACACGCGTTATTCCTGCCCGGCTTTTTGGTGTGAAAGAAGGAACAGGTGCACATATTGAGGTGCTTCTCCTGAAACCGCTCGGTGACGACAAGTGGGAAACGCTTGTGCGTCCAGGCAAGCGTGTGCGAGAAGGTGCACGTATTCAGTTCGGAGACGGACTGCTTGTGGCAGAATGCTTGGGCAGCACCGAAATTGGTGGCCGGATTATGAAATTTGAATACGAAGGCATCTTTAACGAACTGCTTGATCAACTTGGTGAAATGCCACTTCCACCATACATTAAGGCACAGTTATCCGACCGTGAGCGCTACCAGACTGTGTATGCGAAGCACAGTGGTTCGGCGGCAGCACCGACAGCGGGCCTGCATTTTACAGAAGAATATTTAGAGGAACTCAAAGCGCTTGGTGTAAATCTCGCATTCGTGACGCTTCATGTCGGGCTTGGGACATTCCGTCCAGTATCGGCGGATACGATTGAAGAGCATGAGATGCACAGTGAGTTTTACAGCTTGAATGAAGAGAATGCTCGCATTATTAATGAAACGAAAGCGCGCGGCAACCGTATTATAGCTGTAGGGACAACATCCTGTCGTACGCTGGAGACAATCGGAAAGAAATATAATGGGGAGCTTCGAGCCGAAGAAGGCTGGACGGAGATTTTCATTTATCCGGGTTATGAATTCTCGGTCATTGACGGGATGGTGACGAATTTTCACCTGCCGAAATCGACGCTTGTGATGCTAATTAGTGCACTTGCAGGACGTGAACATGTTCTGCATGCTTATAAGGAAGCGGTAGAAGAGAAATATCGGTTTTTCAGCTTTGGCGATGCGATGCTTATTTTGTAG
- a CDS encoding DUF2905 domain-containing protein encodes MNPMAKLLIIGGVILIVFGLLWQIGGRFLHLGRLPGDIVVEKENVRFYFPVVTCIVLSVVLSLIMYVIRLFR; translated from the coding sequence GTGAATCCAATGGCAAAATTGCTTATTATCGGTGGCGTCATTCTAATCGTCTTTGGTTTGCTCTGGCAAATCGGGGGACGGTTCCTGCATCTTGGGCGCCTGCCTGGTGACATTGTCGTGGAGAAAGAAAATGTCCGGTTTTATTTTCCCGTTGTCACCTGTATTGTGCTCAGCGTTGTGCTGTCGCTTATTATGTATGTGATTCGCTTGTTTCGATAA
- a CDS encoding phosphotransferase — MEQSLVTAIEQMYNCRVTRLRARHTVWHCETNRGTWVIKGYDDFPQAAWVTRLSALLHERGFTNVVRYVPTIQNVPVFKWNDRYMTAMEYVSGRNGSYFHRTDIIRAIQTLAHFHLFSSNIPYGPPPETGVPLLTKWEKRLEDFQNVCTRLENQELPRTRLTQLVQLNASYIREEASYVLAIARNSLLTRDYKEALRDQRISHKDMASHNFLIHNEHTSLIDFDTAGYDTPIVDLVQLLNRALALQYWDMDVFEQAISAYRAIRPLTEQQVALIFLLIRFPDNFLREVNGVYDSGLNPHVSRVEYYVSILLKGKKRRASFFSGYERFLYQASL, encoded by the coding sequence ATGGAACAATCACTGGTCACAGCCATTGAACAAATGTATAATTGCCGTGTTACTCGCCTGCGGGCACGCCATACCGTATGGCATTGTGAAACAAATCGTGGCACCTGGGTTATAAAAGGATATGATGATTTCCCCCAAGCTGCGTGGGTGACTCGACTCTCTGCCCTGCTTCATGAACGAGGATTTACAAATGTTGTGCGCTACGTTCCAACTATTCAAAACGTTCCTGTTTTTAAATGGAACGACCGCTATATGACCGCAATGGAATACGTGTCTGGTCGCAACGGAAGCTATTTTCACCGTACTGATATTATCCGTGCTATCCAAACGCTCGCACATTTCCATCTGTTTTCTAGTAACATTCCGTATGGTCCACCGCCTGAAACTGGGGTACCCCTACTCACCAAATGGGAGAAGCGGCTAGAGGACTTTCAAAATGTATGTACCCGACTTGAGAATCAGGAGCTTCCCCGGACACGACTGACCCAACTTGTTCAATTGAATGCATCCTATATTCGGGAGGAAGCGAGCTATGTACTTGCGATCGCTCGCAACTCTCTGCTTACGCGAGACTACAAAGAAGCGCTACGCGACCAGCGCATTTCCCATAAGGATATGGCCAGTCATAATTTCCTGATTCATAACGAGCATACGTCTCTGATCGATTTCGATACAGCAGGATATGATACACCAATTGTCGACCTTGTACAGTTGTTGAATCGTGCGCTTGCCCTACAATACTGGGATATGGATGTGTTTGAACAAGCGATTTCTGCATATCGCGCGATTCGACCACTGACAGAACAACAGGTCGCACTTATTTTTCTACTTATACGCTTCCCTGATAACTTCCTGCGTGAAGTAAACGGGGTATATGATAGTGGATTAAATCCACATGTAAGTCGGGTCGAATATTATGTGTCTATTCTTCTAAAGGGCAAGAAGCGAAGAGCCTCCTTTTTTTCTGGATATGAACGCTTCCTATACCAGGCTTCCCTCTGA
- a CDS encoding SpoIID/LytB domain-containing protein — MKLGKVLPAVLSMGLLLPVTTNVAFADEPQVRVEVTTPFSLAASEVVTKVSFTVLDTYSVQGNSGVTLTPGQNYYVKIEAGKLRLYEDGLLPQLLAESSTSIVVEPVQPDTEQAVVQLKGKKSTYGYRDAMEFRLSTKGVLQTIASINNIDMEDYLRGVVPREMSSSWEREALKAQAVAARTYAMRQMKANPLINDTVKYQAYEGVNIEGANSNAAVAETAGQVLTYDGKLIDALYSASNGGYTEGPENVWNGSPIPYLTAKPDPYDSVISPYKSWQVTLKAADIQSKIKNMKPATGTITGVTAQTDESGRVVDLAIQGDKGVVHLKKDATRTVLGLKSMRYSVQANGGDTAGGTSVAQSLMAIDGSGSVANPNAVMMTNGTVTKQATEPIYVQSASGVVAPTTTSPSVSQPGKPLMSVTFTGSGWGHGVGMSQWGAKQMAKEGKTYEDILDFYYGPARAVGGYGAE, encoded by the coding sequence ATGAAACTGGGAAAAGTATTACCTGCAGTTCTCAGCATGGGACTGTTGCTTCCGGTGACTACGAATGTTGCATTTGCTGATGAACCTCAGGTGAGAGTGGAAGTGACAACGCCTTTCTCACTTGCTGCTTCCGAGGTTGTGACCAAAGTTTCGTTTACTGTGCTCGATACATATAGCGTTCAAGGTAATTCAGGTGTTACATTAACTCCTGGACAAAACTATTACGTAAAGATAGAAGCGGGAAAACTGCGATTATATGAAGATGGTTTGCTTCCACAATTGCTCGCAGAAAGCTCCACATCGATTGTCGTAGAACCAGTACAGCCAGATACTGAGCAAGCTGTGGTACAACTGAAAGGAAAGAAAAGTACATACGGGTATCGGGACGCGATGGAATTCCGTCTGAGTACAAAAGGCGTACTCCAGACGATCGCTTCGATCAACAATATTGACATGGAAGATTACTTACGAGGTGTCGTACCACGTGAGATGAGCAGTTCATGGGAAAGAGAAGCGCTCAAAGCGCAAGCGGTTGCGGCACGTACATATGCGATGCGTCAGATGAAAGCGAATCCGCTCATTAACGACACAGTGAAGTATCAGGCATATGAAGGGGTTAACATTGAAGGGGCGAATTCGAATGCGGCTGTCGCGGAAACAGCCGGACAGGTACTCACGTACGATGGTAAACTAATCGATGCCCTGTACAGTGCAAGTAACGGCGGATATACAGAGGGACCGGAAAATGTATGGAATGGATCGCCAATTCCATACTTAACAGCCAAACCGGACCCGTATGATAGCGTAATCTCACCGTATAAAAGCTGGCAGGTCACACTGAAAGCAGCCGACATTCAGAGTAAGATTAAAAATATGAAGCCGGCGACGGGTACGATTACAGGTGTGACAGCTCAGACGGATGAGTCCGGACGAGTGGTTGATCTGGCTATTCAGGGAGACAAGGGAGTCGTTCATCTGAAAAAAGATGCGACTCGTACTGTGCTTGGACTGAAAAGCATGCGTTACAGCGTACAGGCGAATGGAGGAGACACAGCAGGCGGAACGTCGGTAGCTCAGTCATTGATGGCGATTGATGGAAGCGGCAGTGTGGCGAACCCGAATGCAGTTATGATGACGAACGGCACTGTAACCAAACAGGCAACAGAACCGATCTATGTGCAGAGCGCTTCAGGAGTGGTAGCTCCAACAACAACTTCTCCTTCAGTTTCACAACCAGGTAAACCGCTTATGTCTGTGACATTTACAGGCAGCGGTTGGGGACATGGTGTTGGGATGAGTCAGTGGGGGGCCAAACAGATGGCCAAGGAAGGCAAGACATATGAGGATATCCTAGACTTCTACTATGGCCCAGCTCGTGCAGTAGGTGGGTATGGCGCGGAATAA
- the tgt gene encoding tRNA guanosine(34) transglycosylase Tgt: MAVRYELIKTCKQTGARLGKLHTPHGTIDTPIFMPVGTLATVKTMTPEELKEMNAQIILSNTYHLFLRPGHELVAEAGGLHKFMNWDRAILTDSGGFQVFSLSNLRQIDEEGVAFRSHLSGEKLFISPEKAMEIQNALGADIMMAFDECAPYPAEKDYVRPSMERTTRWAERCLKAHKRPHDQALFGIVQGGMYRDLREQSARDITSLDFPGYAIGGLSVGEPHHLMYEVLDYTVPLLPDNKPRYLMGVGSPDALIEGAIRGIDMFDCVLPTRIARNGTCMTSQGRLVIRNAKYANDFTPLDPNCDCYTCRNYTRAYIRHLIRCDEILGVRLTTTHNLHFLLKMMEQVREAIMEDRLGDFRDEFFARYGITETRGF, encoded by the coding sequence TTGGCAGTTCGCTATGAATTAATTAAGACATGTAAACAGACCGGTGCCCGTCTCGGCAAGCTTCATACGCCGCACGGCACGATTGATACGCCAATTTTCATGCCGGTTGGCACACTGGCAACCGTCAAGACGATGACGCCAGAAGAATTAAAAGAGATGAACGCACAGATCATTTTGAGTAACACGTATCATCTGTTCCTGCGTCCGGGCCATGAACTGGTTGCGGAAGCAGGCGGCTTGCACAAGTTTATGAACTGGGACCGTGCGATTCTGACAGACAGCGGTGGATTCCAGGTATTCAGCTTGAGCAATCTGCGTCAGATTGATGAAGAAGGAGTAGCATTCCGCTCGCATTTAAGCGGTGAGAAGTTATTCATCAGCCCGGAGAAGGCGATGGAAATTCAAAATGCGCTCGGTGCCGATATTATGATGGCGTTCGATGAGTGCGCTCCGTATCCGGCAGAGAAAGATTACGTACGCCCTTCAATGGAGCGGACAACCCGCTGGGCAGAGCGCTGCCTGAAAGCGCATAAACGTCCGCATGATCAGGCGCTGTTCGGCATCGTACAGGGCGGTATGTATCGCGACCTGCGTGAGCAGAGTGCACGTGACATTACATCGCTGGATTTCCCAGGTTATGCGATCGGAGGGTTAAGTGTAGGTGAGCCGCATCACTTGATGTATGAAGTGCTTGATTATACGGTGCCGCTTCTGCCGGATAACAAGCCGCGTTATTTGATGGGAGTAGGGTCTCCAGATGCGCTTATTGAAGGTGCGATTCGCGGCATTGATATGTTCGACTGTGTGCTGCCAACACGGATCGCCCGTAACGGCACATGCATGACAAGTCAGGGACGTCTGGTTATTCGCAATGCGAAATATGCGAATGACTTTACACCGCTTGATCCGAACTGTGATTGCTATACGTGCCGTAATTATACACGTGCCTATATTCGTCACCTTATCCGTTGTGATGAGATTCTTGGTGTACGTCTGACAACGACACATAACCTGCATTTCTTGTTAAAAATGATGGAGCAGGTGCGCGAGGCGATCATGGAAGACCGTCTGGGAGATTTCCGTGATGAGTTTTTTGCTCGCTATGGCATTACAGAAACACGAGGGTTTTAA
- a CDS encoding LysM peptidoglycan-binding domain-containing protein, translated as MKIHVVKKGDTLGKIAQRYNLDATTIKQVNGHIKHPEKLTPGLKVKIPTGSTLLVSDLPATPHTPKPSTDTVSDTAPDLELTAVSAIDGGDDLRGEKYFKEKHVKEKPIKEQPSVVLPIPPVAPPVEMPIMENPPLPVAPPAPAPVKPIMENPPLPVAPPAPAPVKPIMENPPLPVAPPAPVKPVMPVMPQMPVQPMPMPPIMPPVMPQQPIMPEAQPAPPAAKKPAVKPAQKPIMQPSMPTMPMHCGPMMPMPVMPGCGHWHMMPSPMPQPTPYMGTMSPFQPTMPLTTPGDGSEIMMDMMVPPGHPSVTGNMMLPQAQMPITDNMMLPQAQLPITDNMMLPPGHPSITGAMTLPPGHPPVTGNMMLPQAQMPIMDNMMLPPGHPSITGAMTLPPGHPPVTDNMMLPQAQMPIMDNMMLPPGHPSITGAMTLPPGHPPVTDNMMLPQAQMPIMDNMMLPPGHPSITGAMTLPPGHPPVTDNMMFPQAQMPITDNMMLPPSHPQITGNIMNPYAPTTMPPFTPYGYDCMPYHPPIAPAWGKKKKGCGCKREDGSSLSTD; from the coding sequence ATGAAAATTCACGTCGTGAAAAAAGGCGATACCCTTGGGAAAATCGCGCAAAGATACAACCTTGACGCTACTACGATTAAGCAAGTAAACGGACATATCAAACACCCTGAGAAACTGACGCCAGGCCTAAAAGTAAAAATTCCGACTGGCAGCACCCTGCTTGTTTCTGATCTCCCGGCTACCCCACACACGCCAAAACCGAGTACCGATACGGTTTCTGATACGGCTCCTGATCTCGAATTGACTGCAGTATCCGCAATCGATGGCGGTGATGATCTTCGTGGTGAGAAATATTTCAAAGAAAAGCACGTGAAAGAAAAGCCAATCAAGGAACAGCCTTCTGTTGTGCTCCCTATCCCACCTGTCGCACCACCAGTAGAAATGCCCATAATGGAGAACCCGCCACTACCTGTGGCTCCACCAGCACCGGCACCAGTAAAGCCTATAATGGAGAACCCACCATTACCTGTAGCTCCACCAGCACCGGCACCAGTAAAGCCTATAATGGAGAACCCACCACTACCTGTGGCTCCACCGGCACCAGTAAAGCCTGTGATGCCAGTAATGCCGCAAATGCCTGTGCAACCTATGCCGATGCCACCTATTATGCCACCGGTTATGCCACAACAGCCAATCATGCCAGAAGCACAACCGGCACCGCCTGCAGCAAAAAAGCCTGCAGTCAAGCCAGCCCAGAAACCGATTATGCAACCGTCAATGCCAACAATGCCAATGCATTGTGGACCAATGATGCCTATGCCAGTGATGCCAGGCTGCGGTCACTGGCATATGATGCCGTCTCCAATGCCGCAACCGACTCCATACATGGGAACAATGTCACCCTTTCAGCCGACAATGCCACTGACAACACCAGGTGATGGCAGTGAAATCATGATGGATATGATGGTACCACCGGGGCATCCATCCGTTACAGGCAACATGATGCTACCCCAGGCTCAGATGCCGATTACCGATAATATGATGCTGCCTCAGGCACAGCTACCGATTACCGATAATATGATGCTGCCTCCGGGCCATCCATCCATTACTGGCGCTATGACATTACCTCCAGGACACCCACCGGTTACTGGCAACATGATGCTACCTCAGGCTCAGATGCCGATTATGGATAATATGATGCTGCCTCCGGGCCATCCATCCATTACTGGCGCTATGACATTGCCTCCAGGGCATCCACCGGTTACTGATAACATGATGCTACCTCAGGCTCAGATGCCGATTATGGATAATATGATGCTGCCTCCGGGCCATCCATCCATTACTGGCGCTATGACATTGCCTCCAGGGCATCCACCGGTTACTGATAACATGATGCTACCTCAGGCTCAGATGCCGATTATGGATAATATGATGCTGCCTCCGGGGCATCCATCCATTACTGGCGCTATGACATTACCTCCAGGGCATCCACCGGTTACAGATAACATGATGTTCCCTCAGGCTCAGATGCCGATTACTGATAACATGATGCTACCACCGAGTCATCCCCAGATTACAGGCAACATCATGAATCCGTATGCACCAACCACCATGCCGCCATTTACGCCATACGGATACGATTGCATGCCATATCATCCACCGATCGCACCAGCATGGGGCAAAAAGAAAAAAGGCTGTGGATGTAAACGAGAAGACGGTTCCTCGCTTTCTACAGACTAA
- the ruvA gene encoding Holliday junction branch migration protein RuvA: MIDFIEGQVAYVETDAVVIASNGVGYRIFTGNPFRYREGEAQAVRVYTHHYVREDAMHLYGFATRGERDLFRKLLDVSGIGPKGALAMVAAGTPEQIIGAVAHEDIDFLTRFPGIGKKTAQRIILDLKDKLKKMPVLTVATRVEGMPDTAEQENLFSAFTEPKEEAMEALGALGYSQAEIQKVMKKMEKDGTDLGSTDQIIKRALQLFVMK, from the coding sequence ATGATTGATTTTATTGAAGGACAGGTTGCCTACGTCGAGACGGATGCGGTTGTTATCGCGTCTAATGGAGTGGGGTATCGCATATTTACAGGGAATCCATTCCGCTATCGCGAAGGGGAAGCGCAGGCGGTTCGTGTGTATACTCATCACTATGTGCGGGAAGATGCGATGCATTTGTATGGATTTGCGACGCGGGGTGAGCGGGATTTATTTCGTAAGCTGCTCGATGTATCGGGGATTGGGCCGAAGGGAGCACTGGCGATGGTAGCGGCAGGAACACCGGAGCAGATCATCGGTGCGGTTGCACATGAGGATATTGATTTTCTGACACGCTTTCCGGGCATCGGGAAAAAGACGGCACAACGCATTATTCTTGATCTGAAAGACAAGCTGAAAAAAATGCCGGTACTTACAGTCGCTACGCGCGTAGAAGGAATGCCAGATACGGCTGAACAAGAAAATTTGTTTAGCGCATTTACAGAGCCGAAAGAAGAAGCAATGGAAGCGCTCGGTGCGCTTGGCTACAGTCAGGCGGAGATTCAGAAGGTCATGAAGAAGATGGAAAAAGACGGGACCGATCTTGGATCAACGGATCAGATTATTAAGCGGGCGCTGCAGTTATTTGTTATGAAGTAA
- a CDS encoding BofC C-terminal domain-containing protein codes for MQNQKTPDTSRRRWWTIVAFAVLLGLIFGGGLLYGYRMIESSKGREAARQAVDVLLQRTYLCGKMEEETRREFISSSKELTERYSEWTLVSNEQNKYTFRQDVDALAPGCEGRAYFGISEHGDLTLFEGRPKDGKVMQTFFQIDTKKLEATLPKEELVLLRQGIRVHDKAEYHSILSTYEEFADTNEKDAATMAH; via the coding sequence ATGCAGAATCAAAAAACGCCAGATACATCGCGCCGTCGCTGGTGGACCATTGTCGCGTTTGCTGTTTTGCTTGGACTTATATTCGGCGGCGGCTTGCTGTATGGCTACCGGATGATTGAATCGAGTAAGGGGCGCGAAGCAGCACGTCAGGCGGTTGATGTTTTGTTACAGCGTACCTATTTATGTGGCAAAATGGAAGAAGAGACTCGGCGTGAATTTATATCGTCTTCTAAAGAGCTTACAGAGCGCTATTCAGAATGGACACTCGTTTCGAATGAACAAAATAAATATACATTTAGGCAGGATGTAGATGCACTTGCGCCCGGCTGTGAGGGACGAGCATACTTTGGAATAAGTGAACATGGCGATTTGACGCTGTTTGAAGGTCGCCCGAAAGATGGAAAAGTGATGCAGACATTTTTCCAGATTGATACGAAAAAGCTGGAAGCGACTCTTCCAAAAGAAGAGCTTGTTTTGTTACGTCAGGGTATTCGGGTGCATGATAAAGCAGAATATCACTCGATTTTATCTACGTATGAAGAATTTGCGGATACAAATGAGAAAGATGCGGCGACTATGGCTCATTAG
- a CDS encoding lipoate--protein ligase family protein, translating into MQPEGLFGQHIWRLVDQSKTHSSFHALYSFAMDDTLCTSVQQGISPAVVRTWVHHQNIVLGNVDTKLTRLADGLAYLRECGYMPIVRNSGGAAVVLDTEVLNVSLILPTTDAFSDIHAGYRAMVEFIRLLLAPYGAVVDTGEVVGSYCPGDFDVSIGGRKFGGLAQRRRRGAVAVQAFLLANGSGAQRAELVKRFYSISAVEGDAYPDVNPGTLASLSELLGVTISCADLQARIAEVLAEKADEVRTSVQLLPQELEEFNRNLAGMQARNPQLEL; encoded by the coding sequence ATGCAACCAGAAGGATTATTTGGCCAGCATATCTGGCGGCTTGTAGATCAGTCGAAAACACACTCGTCGTTTCATGCCCTGTATTCGTTCGCTATGGACGATACCCTTTGTACATCTGTCCAGCAGGGGATAAGTCCGGCAGTTGTACGGACATGGGTACATCATCAGAATATTGTGCTTGGTAATGTGGATACGAAGCTTACCAGGCTTGCGGATGGACTTGCCTACTTACGGGAGTGCGGCTATATGCCAATTGTTCGTAATTCTGGCGGGGCAGCGGTTGTGCTGGATACGGAAGTGCTCAATGTGTCGCTGATTTTGCCTACTACGGATGCCTTTTCCGATATTCACGCTGGATATCGGGCAATGGTTGAATTCATTCGTCTGTTACTTGCACCATATGGGGCGGTAGTGGATACCGGAGAAGTAGTAGGTTCATATTGCCCGGGTGATTTTGACGTAAGTATCGGTGGTCGTAAGTTTGGTGGATTAGCACAGCGCAGGCGGCGTGGTGCAGTCGCGGTGCAAGCGTTTCTTTTGGCTAATGGAAGTGGAGCCCAGCGTGCGGAATTGGTGAAGCGATTTTATTCTATTTCTGCGGTAGAAGGCGATGCATATCCAGATGTGAATCCGGGTACATTGGCGTCTCTAAGTGAACTGCTTGGCGTTACGATTTCATGTGCTGATCTACAGGCGCGTATCGCAGAAGTACTGGCGGAAAAGGCAGATGAAGTTCGTACATCCGTACAACTTTTGCCGCAGGAATTAGAAGAGTTCAACCGTAATTTGGCAGGGATGCAGGCACGAAATCCGCAGCTTGAACTGTAA